The following proteins come from a genomic window of Sulfitobacter indolifex:
- a CDS encoding iron-containing alcohol dehydrogenase, translating to MSLTANWSYPTAIRFGAGRIAEIAEACAAAGIKKPLLVTDKGLAYLPITQATLDLMEAAGLGRAMFSDVDPNPTEVNAEAGIKVYRDGGHDGVIAFGGGSGLDLGKVIAFMSGQTRPLWDFEDIGDWWTRADADGIAPIVAVPTTAGTGSEVGRASVITNSQTHEKKIIFHPKMLPAVVICDPELTVGMPPMITAGTGMDAFAHCLEAFCSPHYHPMSQGMALEGMRLVKEYLPRAYADGSDLEARGHMMSAAAMGATAFQKGLGAIHAISHPIGAVHHTHHGTTNAVVMQPVLRMNRPAIEERLTKAAAYLDIVGGFDGFYDFVGKLNAELNIPSSLTALGVTDPNIDALVASALQDPSCGGNPIELTKENVTQLLRDCL from the coding sequence ATGTCCCTGACTGCCAATTGGTCTTACCCCACCGCCATCCGTTTCGGCGCGGGCCGCATTGCCGAAATCGCTGAGGCCTGCGCCGCCGCTGGCATCAAAAAACCGCTTCTGGTCACCGACAAGGGGCTCGCCTATCTGCCGATCACCCAAGCCACGCTGGACCTGATGGAAGCTGCGGGCCTCGGCCGCGCGATGTTCTCAGATGTTGACCCGAACCCGACTGAAGTAAACGCCGAAGCAGGCATCAAGGTCTACCGCGACGGCGGCCATGACGGTGTGATCGCTTTCGGCGGCGGCTCGGGCCTTGATCTGGGCAAGGTCATCGCCTTCATGTCCGGCCAAACCCGCCCGCTGTGGGATTTTGAGGATATCGGCGATTGGTGGACCCGCGCCGATGCGGACGGTATCGCGCCCATCGTGGCCGTGCCGACGACAGCTGGTACGGGATCGGAAGTGGGTCGCGCCAGCGTCATCACCAATTCCCAGACCCATGAGAAAAAGATCATCTTCCACCCGAAAATGCTGCCCGCCGTCGTGATCTGCGACCCAGAGCTGACCGTCGGCATGCCGCCGATGATCACCGCAGGCACCGGGATGGACGCGTTCGCCCATTGTCTGGAGGCCTTCTGCTCGCCGCATTACCACCCGATGAGCCAAGGCATGGCGCTGGAAGGGATGCGTCTGGTCAAAGAATATCTGCCCCGCGCCTATGCCGATGGCAGTGACCTTGAGGCGCGCGGCCATATGATGTCCGCCGCCGCCATGGGCGCCACGGCGTTCCAAAAGGGTCTGGGCGCGATCCATGCCATCAGCCACCCGATTGGCGCGGTGCATCACACGCACCATGGCACCACCAATGCGGTCGTCATGCAGCCCGTCCTGCGCATGAACCGCCCCGCGATCGAAGAGCGTCTGACCAAGGCGGCGGCCTATCTTGATATCGTCGGCGGCTTTGACGGCTTCTACGATTTCGTGGGCAAGCTGAACGCAGAGTTGAACATCCCCAGCTCGCTGACGGCTCTTGGCGTGACCGATCCCAACATCGATGCGCTGGTAGCCTCGGCCCTCCAAGACCCAAGCTGCGGCGGCAACCCGATTGAACTGACGAAAGAGAATGTCACGCAGCTGCTGCGCGACTGCCTTTAA
- a CDS encoding c-type cytochrome, producing the protein MNMRIASIFAICLGATPLWAEGHATGDAEAGEKVFRKCKSCHMIQDDEGNDIQKGGRTGPNLYGIYNRVAGSVEDYRYGDSIVEAGEAGLAWNEEDFTGYVADPKKFLASYLDTNRAKSKMSYRLKDEEDAKNVWTYLVSVGPEVTEADMEKAEATE; encoded by the coding sequence ATGAATATGCGTATCGCGTCGATCTTTGCCATTTGCCTTGGGGCCACGCCCCTTTGGGCGGAAGGTCATGCCACCGGTGATGCCGAAGCCGGGGAAAAGGTCTTTCGTAAATGTAAAAGCTGCCACATGATCCAAGATGATGAGGGCAACGACATCCAAAAAGGCGGCCGCACCGGGCCGAACCTTTATGGGATCTATAACCGCGTGGCCGGGTCGGTCGAAGACTACCGCTATGGCGATTCCATCGTTGAGGCGGGCGAAGCTGGTCTGGCGTGGAATGAAGAGGATTTCACCGGCTACGTCGCCGATCCGAAGAAGTTTTTGGCCAGCTATCTCGACACAAACCGCGCCAAATCCAAGATGTCTTACCGTTTGAAAGACGAGGAAGACGCCAAGAACGTCTGGACCTATCTGGTGTCGGTCGGGCCTGAGGTTACCGAAGCGGATATGGAAAAAGCCGAAGCGACTGAGTAA
- the idi gene encoding isopentenyl-diphosphate Delta-isomerase, which produces MAIMVPAWVDGTLQPVEKLAAHARGLRHKAISVFVIAEGKLLLQQRALGKYHTPGLWANTCCTHPQWDEPPNACAARRLDEELGITGLDLQHRGQVEYCADVGGGLIEHEVVEVFLAHAASDLSITENRDEVMATRWISLSDLHADLAQNPEDFTPWLRIYMAEHEGLILGDGAME; this is translated from the coding sequence ATGGCGATTATGGTCCCCGCTTGGGTGGATGGCACCCTTCAACCGGTCGAAAAACTTGCCGCGCACGCGCGCGGATTGCGGCATAAGGCGATCTCGGTCTTTGTCATCGCCGAGGGCAAACTGCTGCTGCAGCAACGCGCGCTTGGCAAATATCACACGCCGGGCCTTTGGGCGAACACCTGCTGCACGCATCCGCAATGGGACGAGCCGCCCAACGCCTGCGCCGCGCGGCGGTTGGACGAAGAATTGGGGATCACCGGATTGGACCTTCAGCATCGGGGCCAAGTCGAATACTGCGCCGATGTTGGTGGCGGGCTGATTGAGCATGAGGTGGTTGAGGTCTTTCTTGCCCATGCGGCTTCAGACCTGTCGATCACGGAAAACCGCGATGAGGTGATGGCGACGCGTTGGATCAGTCTGAGCGATCTGCACGCGGACCTTGCCCAAAACCCCGAAGACTTTACGCCTTGGCTGCGGATCTACATGGCCGAGCACGAGGGTCTGATCCTCGGCGACGGGGCGATGGAATAA
- the hemF gene encoding oxygen-dependent coproporphyrinogen oxidase, whose product MTDNMQDQKTCAADWFRKLRDDIVQAFHDIEARHVGEEEAGRFVVSNTTRTAPDGSDAGGGEMSVMRGGRVFEKVGVNISTVYGTLGERAQVAMAARKGLPGMADDPRFWASGISLVAHMQNPHVPAVHMNTRMFWTPHAWWFGGGADLNPCIEYDEDTAHFHAEMKGACDPHGATLYDELKAWADEYFYIPHRKRARGVGGIFYDDRNSGDWAADFALTQDVGRAFLPAYVPLVDKRREMDWDMDDKDVQLRHRGLYAEYNLVYDRGTKFGLETGHDPDAVLMSLPPMAKWA is encoded by the coding sequence ATGACCGACAACATGCAAGACCAAAAGACATGCGCGGCGGACTGGTTCCGCAAGCTTCGCGATGACATCGTTCAGGCGTTCCACGACATCGAAGCACGTCATGTGGGCGAGGAAGAGGCCGGGCGTTTCGTGGTCAGCAACACCACCCGCACCGCGCCCGATGGATCGGACGCAGGCGGCGGTGAGATGTCCGTGATGCGGGGCGGTCGGGTGTTTGAGAAGGTGGGCGTGAATATCTCCACCGTCTACGGCACTTTGGGTGAACGCGCGCAGGTCGCGATGGCCGCGCGCAAGGGCCTGCCGGGCATGGCCGACGATCCGCGTTTTTGGGCATCGGGCATCAGTCTGGTCGCGCATATGCAAAACCCGCATGTGCCTGCCGTTCACATGAACACCCGCATGTTCTGGACCCCCCATGCGTGGTGGTTCGGCGGTGGGGCGGATTTGAACCCATGCATTGAGTATGACGAGGACACCGCCCATTTCCATGCTGAGATGAAGGGTGCCTGTGACCCCCATGGGGCGACACTCTATGACGAGTTAAAGGCCTGGGCTGATGAGTATTTCTACATCCCGCACCGCAAGCGCGCGCGGGGTGTGGGCGGCATCTTTTATGACGATCGCAACAGCGGCGATTGGGCCGCCGATTTCGCGCTGACCCAAGACGTGGGCCGCGCTTTCCTCCCCGCTTATGTACCACTGGTCGACAAGCGGCGCGAGATGGACTGGGACATGGACGACAAGGACGTGCAACTGCGCCACCGTGGGCTCTATGCCGAGTATAACCTCGTTTATGATCGGGGGACGAAGTTCGGGTTGGAAACGGGCCATGACCCTGATGCGGTGCTGATGAGCCTGCCGCCGATGGCGAAATGGGCGTGA
- the hemE gene encoding uroporphyrinogen decarboxylase — MTKNKTILRALAGETLPTPPIWMMRQAGRYLPEYRATRAKAGDFLSLCYNPELAAEVTLQPIRRYGFDGSILFADILLVPQALGADLWFVTGEGPRLSTITTKAEMEALKPADAIHDHLAPIYETVRILSRELPEETTLIGFAGAPWTVATYMIAGKGTPDQGPAHALKDENPEVFDALMERITLATIEYLDMQIQAGAEVVKLFDSWAGSLQGTDFDRYSTEPLRQIISALKARHPHVPIIAFPRGAGARFANLHAATGADCIAIDDGVSAEWVAEHVQPNGCVQGNLKSSHMVTGGDALVQETRAIVDALSKGPHIFNLGHGITPDADPENVQLMIDTVRGTRG; from the coding sequence ATGACCAAGAATAAGACCATCCTGCGCGCCCTTGCGGGCGAAACCCTGCCGACCCCGCCGATCTGGATGATGCGCCAAGCTGGCCGCTACCTGCCAGAGTACCGCGCGACGCGGGCCAAGGCTGGGGATTTCCTGTCGCTCTGCTACAACCCCGAACTGGCCGCCGAAGTCACATTGCAGCCAATCCGGCGCTATGGGTTTGATGGGTCGATCCTGTTCGCCGACATCCTGCTGGTGCCCCAAGCGCTTGGTGCCGACCTGTGGTTCGTCACTGGCGAAGGGCCGCGGTTGTCGACGATCACCACCAAGGCCGAGATGGAAGCGCTGAAACCAGCCGACGCCATCCACGACCACCTTGCCCCGATCTACGAGACCGTGCGCATTCTGTCGCGCGAACTGCCCGAAGAGACCACGCTCATCGGTTTTGCCGGCGCGCCTTGGACGGTGGCGACCTATATGATCGCGGGCAAAGGCACGCCGGATCAAGGTCCGGCCCATGCGTTGAAGGACGAAAACCCTGAGGTCTTCGACGCGCTGATGGAGCGGATCACGCTGGCAACGATTGAATACCTCGACATGCAAATCCAAGCGGGTGCCGAGGTGGTGAAGCTCTTCGATAGCTGGGCCGGGTCGCTGCAAGGCACCGATTTCGATCGGTACTCGACAGAGCCGCTCCGTCAGATCATCAGCGCGCTGAAAGCCCGCCATCCGCATGTGCCGATCATTGCGTTTCCGCGTGGTGCCGGAGCGCGGTTTGCCAATCTCCATGCGGCGACTGGAGCGGACTGCATCGCAATCGACGATGGCGTCAGCGCCGAATGGGTGGCCGAACATGTGCAACCCAATGGCTGTGTGCAGGGCAACCTGAAGTCGTCGCATATGGTGACGGGTGGGGATGCGCTGGTGCAAGAGACGCGCGCGATTGTCGATGCGCTGTCGAAAGGGCCGCATATCTTCAATCTGGGGCATGGAATCACGCCGGATGCGGATCCGGAGAATGTGCAGTTGATGATTGATACGGTGCGCGGGACGCGCGGGTAA
- the hemC gene encoding hydroxymethylbilane synthase — translation MTYQLPTPARPLNIGTRGSLLALAQANEVRDRLAAAFDLPFEAFTIVVIKTTGDKIIDRPLKEIGGKGLFTREIEAALLDGSIDIAVHSMKDMPTLQPGGLVIDTYLPREDMRDAFISPHLKSIADLPEGAVVGTSSLRRRAQVKLRRPDLEVVEFRGNLQTRLKKLEDGVAEATFLAMAGLNRLKMDEVPKAAVHTDDMLPAIAQGAIGIERRMDDTRAADMLAAIHDRATGEQLAAERAFLATLDGSCETPIAGLAELNGTNMRLRGQVLRPDGSDAIGDDVTCTISDGAEAGREMARKLLAEAGPGFFDWRE, via the coding sequence ATGACGTATCAGCTCCCCACCCCGGCCCGGCCCCTCAACATCGGCACACGTGGATCGCTTCTGGCGCTTGCGCAGGCAAATGAGGTGCGCGACCGGCTCGCCGCCGCCTTTGACCTGCCGTTTGAGGCGTTCACCATTGTCGTGATCAAGACCACGGGCGACAAGATTATCGACCGCCCGCTGAAAGAGATCGGCGGCAAGGGGCTGTTCACCCGCGAGATTGAGGCCGCGCTGCTCGACGGCTCAATCGACATCGCGGTGCATTCGATGAAGGATATGCCAACGCTGCAACCCGGTGGTCTGGTGATCGACACTTATCTTCCGCGCGAAGACATGCGGGATGCGTTTATCTCACCGCATCTCAAATCCATCGCTGACCTGCCCGAGGGCGCGGTTGTAGGCACCTCCAGCCTGCGCCGCCGTGCGCAGGTCAAACTGCGGCGGCCCGATCTGGAAGTCGTTGAATTTCGCGGCAACCTGCAGACCCGGCTGAAAAAGCTGGAGGACGGTGTGGCCGAGGCGACATTCCTCGCCATGGCTGGGCTGAATCGTCTGAAAATGGACGAGGTGCCCAAGGCCGCCGTGCATACGGACGATATGCTGCCCGCGATTGCACAGGGCGCGATTGGGATCGAGCGCCGCATGGATGATACCCGCGCCGCCGACATGCTAGCCGCCATCCATGACCGCGCGACCGGCGAACAACTGGCCGCCGAGCGCGCTTTCCTCGCCACCTTGGACGGCTCCTGCGAGACACCCATCGCCGGGCTGGCCGAACTCAACGGCACCAACATGCGGCTGCGCGGCCAAGTGCTGCGGCCTGACGGATCAGACGCCATCGGCGATGATGTCACCTGCACCATCTCCGACGGGGCCGAAGCGGGCCGCGAGATGGCCCGCAAGCTGCTGGCCGAGGCCGGTCCGGGTTTCTTTGACTGGCGCGAATGA
- a CDS encoding LysR family transcriptional regulator, with translation MIGNLFTLKQLEALIWVADLGSFRRAAAHLNTTQPNISARISGLETTLGVTLMQRDAGSIRLTEKGTALLAQARQVLREAEGLVMIAERPDLIDDSIRLGVTEVVASTWLRPFLRALAEAYPNLTVELTVDLSRDLDQELAANALDLTLQTAPFSTPASGQLDLATYDYVWVAAPELAAQIGPSPDLAALVRHPVLGHARHTQAHLDLIRYFDGTTAPKARLVPSSSLSAAMNMVLDGMGVAVMPRVMVAGALAEGTLKILSAAWHPQPLQVAARFHAERTPGHVTRAAELARNCAMSFAQDHKNLSLP, from the coding sequence ATGATCGGCAATCTCTTCACGCTGAAACAGCTTGAAGCGCTGATCTGGGTCGCCGACCTTGGCAGTTTTCGCCGCGCCGCCGCGCATCTCAATACCACGCAGCCCAATATCTCGGCCCGGATTTCGGGGCTGGAGACAACGCTGGGCGTCACCCTGATGCAGCGCGATGCCGGGTCAATTCGTCTAACCGAAAAAGGCACCGCCCTGCTTGCCCAGGCGCGGCAGGTCTTGCGGGAAGCCGAAGGGCTGGTCATGATCGCAGAACGGCCCGACCTGATCGACGACAGCATCCGCCTCGGCGTGACCGAGGTCGTCGCCAGCACCTGGTTGCGCCCTTTTCTGCGTGCATTGGCCGAGGCCTATCCCAATCTCACGGTCGAACTCACGGTCGATCTGTCCCGCGATTTGGATCAGGAACTTGCCGCCAATGCGCTTGATTTGACCCTGCAAACCGCACCCTTCTCTACCCCTGCCAGCGGGCAATTGGACTTGGCAACCTATGACTACGTCTGGGTCGCGGCCCCGGAACTGGCCGCGCAAATCGGTCCGTCGCCTGACCTCGCTGCGTTGGTGCGCCATCCGGTGCTTGGTCACGCCCGCCACACGCAAGCGCATCTTGATCTCATCCGCTACTTCGATGGGACCACAGCGCCGAAAGCCCGGCTTGTGCCGTCAAGCAGCCTGTCGGCAGCGATGAACATGGTGCTGGACGGGATGGGCGTTGCGGTGATGCCGCGGGTGATGGTGGCCGGGGCACTGGCCGAGGGCACGTTAAAAATCCTCTCCGCGGCATGGCACCCGCAGCCTTTGCAGGTCGCAGCGCGCTTCCACGCCGAGCGCACCCCCGGCCATGTCACCCGCGCTGCCGAACTGGCGCGAAACTGCGCCATGTCCTTCGCTCAGGATCATAAAAACCTTTCACTCCCATAG
- a CDS encoding hydantoinase/oxoprolinase family protein, which translates to MAASTIRLGVDIGGTFTDVVLEKGGESFSTKVLTTYAAPENAIIDGMHQVCGKAGVTPADLTQIIHGTTLATNALIERRGAKTALITTKGFRDVIEMRTESRFEQYDLNLTLPEPLLPRQMRYTVNERVDATGAVLIPLDRAEVEALADRIAEGGYTSVAVGLIHSYLNDAHERMIRHVLAERLPEVMVSISAEVSPQMREYERFNTVVANAYIKPLMKSYLGRLEGRLQDEGVGCNIFLMHSGGGIISIESAAEFPVRLVESGPAGGAVFAANIAARYGLDKVLSFDMGGTTAKICLIKNQMPKTSRVFEVARTYRFKKGSGMPISIPVIDMVEIGAGGGSLAHVDAMRQIRVGPESAGSEPGPACYGRGGEKPAVTDADLVLGKLDPDNFAGGSIRLDTAGSEAALQNVIGKELDMDATTAAFGLAEVVDENMANAARVHAVENGEDLSEYTMIAFGGAAPLHAGRLCEKLGVERLLVPPGAGVGSAIGFLRAPFSFEANRSVYMKLSDFDAPRIKTLLSELQEEATSFVRNCDAKAEILSEFKVYMRYSGQGWEIPIILSEEDAMSPDAARFEALFEADYGKLFGRTVEGLDIEITVWAVNATTPPETVARTPQQSPGDAADVALTRRMFDPALAEYCDAAVVLRGQMAPGQTTQGPAAITEDETTIIIPASRQAICQPDGCIDITVKG; encoded by the coding sequence ATGGCAGCATCGACCATCCGACTCGGCGTAGACATCGGCGGCACCTTTACCGACGTGGTGTTAGAAAAGGGCGGCGAGAGTTTCTCGACCAAGGTACTCACCACCTATGCCGCACCTGAGAATGCGATCATCGACGGGATGCATCAGGTCTGCGGCAAGGCGGGCGTGACCCCTGCCGATCTGACCCAGATCATCCACGGCACCACGCTGGCCACCAATGCGCTGATCGAACGGCGCGGGGCCAAGACAGCGCTGATCACGACCAAAGGTTTCCGCGACGTGATCGAGATGCGAACCGAGAGCCGGTTTGAGCAATATGACCTAAACCTCACTCTTCCCGAGCCGCTGTTGCCGCGCCAGATGCGCTATACGGTGAACGAGCGTGTCGATGCCACCGGTGCGGTGCTGATCCCGCTGGACCGTGCCGAGGTCGAAGCGCTGGCGGACCGCATCGCCGAGGGCGGTTATACCAGCGTCGCCGTTGGGCTGATCCATTCCTATCTCAACGATGCGCATGAGCGGATGATCCGCCACGTACTGGCCGAACGGCTGCCCGAGGTCATGGTCTCGATATCCGCCGAAGTTTCACCGCAAATGCGCGAGTATGAGCGGTTCAATACCGTTGTCGCGAACGCCTATATCAAGCCGCTGATGAAGTCCTACCTCGGGCGGCTCGAAGGGCGGCTGCAGGACGAAGGCGTGGGCTGCAACATCTTCCTGATGCACTCCGGTGGCGGGATCATTTCGATTGAGAGTGCGGCGGAATTCCCTGTACGGCTGGTGGAATCCGGCCCCGCAGGCGGCGCGGTTTTCGCCGCGAACATCGCCGCGCGTTACGGGCTGGATAAGGTGCTCAGCTTTGACATGGGCGGCACGACGGCCAAGATTTGCTTGATCAAAAACCAGATGCCCAAGACCAGCCGGGTGTTCGAGGTCGCGCGGACCTATCGGTTCAAGAAAGGCTCCGGCATGCCGATTTCGATCCCCGTGATCGACATGGTAGAGATTGGCGCAGGCGGTGGGTCTTTGGCGCATGTAGACGCCATGCGGCAAATCCGTGTTGGCCCGGAAAGTGCGGGGTCTGAACCCGGCCCAGCCTGCTACGGGCGGGGCGGTGAGAAGCCTGCCGTGACCGACGCTGATCTGGTGCTGGGCAAGCTCGACCCTGACAATTTCGCGGGCGGGTCGATCAGGCTCGACACGGCAGGCTCCGAAGCAGCGCTGCAAAATGTCATCGGCAAGGAGTTGGACATGGACGCGACCACTGCTGCCTTTGGTTTGGCCGAGGTGGTGGACGAAAACATGGCCAACGCCGCGCGGGTTCACGCGGTGGAGAACGGCGAAGACTTAAGCGAATACACGATGATCGCCTTTGGCGGTGCGGCCCCGCTGCACGCCGGGCGGCTGTGTGAGAAGCTCGGGGTGGAGCGCCTGCTGGTGCCGCCGGGGGCTGGGGTCGGCTCTGCTATCGGCTTCTTGCGTGCGCCCTTTAGCTTCGAGGCCAACCGTTCGGTCTACATGAAACTGTCGGATTTCGACGCGCCGCGCATCAAGACGCTTCTGTCGGAGTTGCAGGAAGAGGCGACCAGCTTTGTCCGCAACTGCGATGCCAAGGCCGAGATCCTGTCGGAGTTCAAAGTTTACATGCGCTACAGTGGACAGGGCTGGGAGATCCCAATCATCCTAAGCGAAGAGGACGCGATGAGCCCCGATGCCGCCCGGTTCGAGGCATTGTTTGAAGCGGATTACGGCAAGCTCTTTGGCCGTACAGTAGAGGGGTTGGACATTGAGATCACGGTTTGGGCCGTCAATGCCACTACCCCACCCGAAACGGTTGCCCGGACCCCGCAACAGTCGCCCGGCGATGCGGCGGATGTGGCTCTAACACGGCGGATGTTTGACCCGGCGCTCGCCGAATACTGCGACGCCGCCGTTGTGCTGCGCGGGCAGATGGCCCCCGGCCAGACCACCCAAGGCCCAGCTGCAATCACCGAGGATGAGACCACCATCATCATCCCCGCCTCGCGCCAAGCCATTTGTCAGCCGGACGGCTGCATCGACATCACCGTGAAAGGGTAA
- a CDS encoding hydantoinase B/oxoprolinase family protein: protein MAQTHSNVAYQVMWNRLISVVEEQAQALVRTAFSTSVREAGDLSAGVYDTEGRMLAQAVTGTPGHVNAMADAVAHFIRRIGRQNILEGDVYITNDPWEGTGHLHDITMVTPSFHRGKLVGFFACTAHIVDIGGRGFGADAASVYEEGLYLPIMKFADAGTVDETLVRIIRGNVREPDQLIGDIYALTTCNEIGHRRLVDMMEEFTLDDLTGIASFILDNSRRATLERINALPRQQASGEMTIDGFDTPITLKVTVSIEEDRILSDFAGTSGLDKKGINCPLVYTKAYACYALKCAIAPEIPNNAASLAPFQITAPENSIVHALHPAPVALRHIVGHFVPDTVYAALDQILPNMVPAEGAGCLCNFQVSLRPRTDAEAPAGARRAEVLTFNSGGSGARPQHDGLNATAFPSGVMTMPVEATEHAGPVVIWRKELRPDSGGAGRQRGGLGQYMEVSAREGHEFDMQAMFDRVDHPARGRQGGKPGAPTTIAQDDGTAMRGKGKQFVPHGRKVMMAFPGGAGYGDASERPKELVKRDLLRGYISAEVAAADYGLSAEDIKEIQEVIRTGGDV, encoded by the coding sequence ATGGCACAGACACATTCAAACGTCGCCTATCAAGTCATGTGGAACCGGCTGATCTCGGTCGTTGAGGAACAGGCGCAGGCACTGGTGCGCACGGCGTTTTCGACCTCGGTGCGCGAGGCCGGTGACCTGTCCGCTGGGGTTTATGACACCGAAGGTCGGATGTTGGCGCAGGCCGTTACCGGTACGCCGGGTCATGTCAACGCCATGGCCGATGCCGTGGCGCATTTCATCCGCCGTATCGGGCGGCAGAACATACTTGAGGGCGATGTTTATATCACCAATGACCCGTGGGAGGGCACCGGTCACCTGCATGACATCACCATGGTCACGCCGTCGTTCCACCGTGGCAAACTGGTCGGCTTCTTTGCCTGCACTGCGCATATCGTCGACATCGGCGGGCGCGGTTTTGGCGCGGATGCGGCGAGTGTTTACGAAGAAGGGCTGTACCTGCCGATCATGAAGTTTGCAGACGCGGGAACGGTTGATGAAACCCTCGTGCGCATCATCCGCGGCAACGTGCGCGAACCGGATCAATTGATTGGCGACATCTATGCCCTGACGACGTGTAACGAGATTGGGCATCGCCGACTGGTCGATATGATGGAGGAATTCACGCTCGATGATCTCACGGGGATCGCCAGCTTCATCCTCGACAACTCTCGCCGTGCCACCTTGGAGCGGATCAACGCGCTGCCGCGTCAGCAGGCCAGTGGCGAGATGACGATTGACGGGTTCGACACGCCGATCACGCTTAAGGTCACCGTCAGCATTGAAGAGGATCGTATCTTATCGGATTTTGCCGGCACGTCGGGTCTTGATAAGAAGGGTATTAACTGCCCGCTGGTCTATACCAAAGCTTACGCCTGCTACGCGTTGAAATGTGCCATCGCGCCGGAGATACCCAACAACGCAGCCTCGCTCGCACCCTTCCAGATCACCGCGCCTGAAAACAGCATTGTACATGCGCTGCACCCCGCGCCAGTCGCGCTGCGCCATATTGTCGGACATTTCGTGCCAGATACGGTCTATGCGGCGCTGGATCAAATCCTACCCAACATGGTGCCCGCCGAAGGCGCGGGCTGCCTGTGCAACTTCCAAGTCAGCCTGCGCCCTCGCACTGATGCCGAAGCGCCAGCAGGCGCACGCCGAGCAGAGGTGCTGACATTCAACTCCGGCGGTTCTGGCGCGCGGCCTCAGCACGATGGGTTGAATGCCACGGCCTTCCCTTCGGGTGTGATGACCATGCCGGTTGAAGCGACGGAACATGCCGGCCCGGTGGTGATCTGGCGCAAGGAATTGCGCCCCGACAGTGGTGGCGCAGGGCGCCAGCGTGGCGGGCTGGGGCAATATATGGAGGTCAGCGCGCGCGAGGGGCATGAGTTTGACATGCAGGCGATGTTTGACCGCGTCGATCACCCGGCGCGCGGACGGCAAGGGGGCAAGCCCGGCGCGCCTACAACCATTGCCCAAGATGACGGCACCGCGATGCGTGGCAAGGGCAAACAGTTCGTGCCGCATGGCCGCAAGGTGATGATGGCCTTCCCCGGTGGTGCGGGCTACGGCGATGCGTCTGAGCGGCCCAAAGAATTGGTCAAACGCGACCTGCTGCGCGGCTATATCTCTGCCGAGGTCGCCGCCGCAGACTATGGGCTGAGCGCCGAAGACATCAAAGAGATCCAAGAGGTGATCCGCACCGGGGGCGATGTGTGA
- a CDS encoding fumarylacetoacetate hydrolase family protein: MYVIDPPKQSSLAVQGSEDRFPVRRVFCVGRNYEAHVLEMGNDMRDPPFFFTKPADATLDTPCTVPYPPLTEDFHFEIELVIAIGKGGANIEEADVMDHIWGASAGIDFTRRDLQAQAKKMGRPWDWAKAFDNSAPIAPLLPIADVASVETGRIWLAVNGELKQEADLAQMIWSVREHTATLSRAVTLAPGDIIMTGTPAGVGAVVPGDVLTGGVDGIAEFEVTVGPRA, translated from the coding sequence ATGTATGTGATTGACCCCCCCAAGCAGAGCAGCCTTGCCGTGCAGGGTAGCGAAGACCGTTTTCCGGTGCGCCGTGTTTTCTGCGTGGGCCGTAACTACGAGGCACATGTGCTTGAGATGGGCAACGACATGCGCGACCCGCCGTTCTTTTTCACCAAACCTGCTGATGCCACGCTCGATACGCCCTGCACCGTACCCTATCCGCCGCTGACAGAGGATTTCCACTTTGAAATCGAGCTTGTCATCGCAATTGGCAAAGGCGGCGCAAACATCGAAGAAGCGGATGTGATGGATCACATCTGGGGGGCGTCGGCAGGGATCGATTTCACACGCCGTGATCTTCAGGCCCAAGCCAAGAAAATGGGCCGCCCGTGGGATTGGGCCAAGGCGTTTGACAATTCCGCCCCCATCGCGCCGCTTTTGCCCATCGCCGATGTGGCGTCGGTTGAGACAGGGCGCATTTGGCTCGCCGTGAACGGTGAGTTGAAACAAGAGGCTGATCTGGCGCAGATGATCTGGTCGGTACGCGAGCATACCGCGACCCTGTCACGGGCAGTCACATTGGCACCGGGCGATATCATCATGACTGGCACGCCAGCCGGGGTTGGCGCCGTGGTGCCGGGTGATGTGCTTACCGGCGGTGTTGATGGCATTGCTGAGTTTGAGGTCACCGTCGGCCCGCGCGCTTGA